The nucleotide sequence TCTTTTACCTATTATATTAAGAAGCCCTTTACTACCTTCATCAATAACTTTAATTTCAACTTTATCTTCTGTTACCTTTAATTCACTCAAAGCTTTTTTAACAGCCTCATCTACAGTCTTTCCAAGACTTTCAATGCACTTCATTTTAAAGCCCCCCCTACACAAGTTAAACAAAAACATTATTTTTTCTTGTTCTTTTTATTCTTCTTATTATCAATATTCTGTGAAATAATATTACTGCTATCCTCTACGCTGTTTTTTTCTGCTTCTAATTTTGCTGTTACTGCAGTAATAATAATCTTTGATTGTGCCATTTGGAATAAATTACTTACCGTCCAATACAAAACAAGTGCCGCACTAAAGTTCCAACTCATCCAAAGTAAGAAAATGGACATTCCTATATTCATAGTAGTAGTTTGTTTTCTTTGGGCAGGATCTGAACTCGGAGGCATAGTTAATATACCTGACAAATATGTAGTAGCACCAGATACTATAGGTAAAATCCATGTAGTCCAATTACTGAATGTAGCCTTTTGCGATAAATCATGTATCCATAAAAACCCTATTCCTTTTATATGTAAACTATAAAAAACATAATATAACGCAATTAAAATAGGATACTGTATAATTAATAATAAACATCCTCCAAAAGGATTAACATTTTTCTCTTTGTATAGCTTCATTGTCTCTTGTTGCAATTTTTGTGGAT is from Clostridium acetobutylicum ATCC 824 and encodes:
- a CDS encoding membrane protein insertase YidC gives rise to the protein MFKINALNNLFVQFFDSINKFVYNIVPDKNYSYGLAIIILTIIIKTLLVPFSIKQIKSSVLMNALQPELKKLQTKLKSDPQKLQQETMKLYKEKNVNPFGGCLLLIIQYPILIALYYVFYSLHIKGIGFLWIHDLSQKATFSNWTTWILPIVSGATTYLSGILTMPPSSDPAQRKQTTTMNIGMSIFLLWMSWNFSAALVLYWTVSNLFQMAQSKIIITAVTAKLEAEKNSVEDSSNIISQNIDNKKNKKNKKK